ATGTGCTTGCAACGAATGTAATTTCATGCGGCTGAATACGATGGAAAAGTTGTATAACTGTTTGAAATTTGAAATGCCGGAGATATTTGTCGACGAGGAAGTACAGAAGAAGGCTATTAAACCGATTCGTAAGATGTTGGAAATATCTGAAAAGTTAGGTTTATAAAAATAAAAGAGGCTGCGATTACAGCCTCTTTTATTTTATTTCACTACCATGATTTTGGTTACAACACTTTCTTTGGCTTCCGGGGTAGCAGATAATACCAGATAGATTCCGGTTGCTACACGTCCTCCGCCTCTCTTGCGGCAATCCCAGGTGAATGTCCCGCCGGCGGATTTTCCCTGATAAACGATATTGCCTTTCATATCCGTTATTTTGACATTTGAATCGGCCATAAGTCCGACGATGGTTACACGATCGTTGTGTTCGGGACGGACGGGATTAGGATAGGCGTATATGTCCGAATAGTCTTCACTTCCTTCGGTAGCATCTCCCATATAAGATACCAGTCCTTTCTCCGTACCTATGAATACTTCTCCGGTGATCTGGTTAATCGCTAATGAATTAATCTGATTAGACGGAAGAGGGGAGTTGGCTGTTGTAAAGTTTGCTATTGTTTCCATACCATCCTCACTGACCAGGAATACACCGGAATTGTTTGTCGCAATCCATTTGCGGTTACCACCATCGACAGCGATAGCATTGATTTGCTCTCCGTCCAACAGATAGTATGGTTCTCCGTCTTCGTTTGTCCGGATGATACGGGTACATCTTAGGTTATTAATATCCCGATAGTTTGTACAGATGATAGGTCCTCTGTTTGTGCCGATCCATACTTGTCCGTTTTTGTCCTCAGTTACACAGAAATAACCGCTAACATCTATATTGCCGTTTGAATCGACAAATATATCATAGTAACGATATTCGTCATCACTAGTATCATCAATGGTGCCTTTGTCATCGAAAACTAAAATGCCTCGTATCGAACCGTAAGGACTATTGATCCATTTGTATCCGTTTGATGTAATGGTTACCTTATCGACCATAGATACGTTTTTATAATTATCGAATTGGAAACTTTTCCAGCTTCCATCTGCTTTTAGTACTTTTAGTACGGATTCAACTTCACAATTGGTCATCCATAAATTTCCTTCTTTATCAAAAGTTACATCGCCTACACGTACATAATCATAGGGATTAATATCTTTTTTTACATAATCCAGTAAACTATTTGTATGGTTATATAATTGTATAGGTTCTTTATTTTTCAGTTCGACTATACCTTCTCCGTAAGATGAAATAAAATAACGATCAGGATCTTTAGGGTCGATAGCAATTCCTGTATAATCCCAGAAATACCTGAATTGATTTTCTTTATTTGCATTTTTGTTTTGGTTTATAGTATTTTCATCGAAGTTGAACCATTTATTGTCTTCATATTCCATAAATGTGCCGGGTCTATTCCAACGATCTGCCCAACGTCCTCCTCCAATAACAAGTAATTTATTATTATAGGTCGTCATATAATAGTTGAAATTCCGTTTGGGATATTCAGTATCGTTATTGGTATTTTCTAAAGTTATTTCGTATTTATTATTTTTCTTCTGTATGCCTTTTATTCCGTTTATACCTGCAGCTATCCAATAAGCATTGGGATCTTTTAGTGAAGAAACATTATTAATGATTCCTACGTTAACAACGTCTTTATCAGTTAGAGATGAGTAAATATATAATTCAGAATCAGTATAAGACATTAACTTATTGTTCTGAAGAACCATACTCTTTAATTTATTGTTTTTCAATAAATTTCTTATTGTTCCGTCTGTACTTTGATAATAAATACCTTTTTCATTATTGTCGACAAACAGGCAAAGATTCTGCTGGAAAAAACATATTTGAGTGATATTATCCGTATCAAATTCAGATGAAGATAACGGATAAGTTTCCCATTCGTTATAATCTAGTAAATTACTATCCAATGAAGCATATAGTAAACCGGTAGAAGTTGCAGCATAAATATATTCGTTATCCATGGTAACGGAATATACTTTTTTATTTAGTTTGTAGGTGTCTTTAATTTCTTTTTTATCCATATTCAGAACGATAATGCCAAAGTCGGTAGATAAATAGGCAAACTCTTTATATAGATAAATATTATTAATAGTCTTATTCGTTATATTGGAATTGTCTAGCAGATAAGACAAATTATAAATACCATTTTCTCCTAATAAGTCAATATTTCCGTTACTATAAGTGATAAGTAATGTATTGACTTCCGGATTAAAGCTTATATAGCTTATATCACTGTCACTTAATCCGGTTTGCCTGGAATAATGAGTGATACTTTTATCTTCTTTATTATAACTGTAAAGAGAACCGTCGGCTACGGCATACACATGATTATTAGCTTCGGCTATCTGGCTTGTCGTATAATAAGCCAGATAACTACTCCATTCCCCTACGCTTTTCTGTGCAGTCGTGTAGGATATTGCCATGCATAAAAACAGAAGAGTATATAGTATTCTTTTCATAATTTATTCTGATAATGTAGATAAGAAAGCACTCAATTTCTTTACAGCTTCAGCCCGGTGGCTGATTGTATTCTTTATATCATTACCCATTTCAGCGAATGTTTCCGCATAGTTATCCGGCATAAAGATTGGATCGTATCCGAATCCGCTGGCTCCGCGCTTTTCCTTCGTTATCTGACCGTTGACGATGCCTTCGAACAGATACTCCTTGCCGTTCAGGATAAGTGCTATGACGGTACGGAAACGGGCTTTCCGGTTTTCTTTACCGTTCATTTCCAAAAGAAGTTTTTGCATGTTTGCTTCCGAATTGTGTCCCGGACCGGCATAACGTGCAGAATATACACCGGGAGCATTGTTTAGGGCTTCCACTTCAAGACCGGTATCGTCGGCAAAACAGTCATAACCGAATTTTTCTTTGATATAGCGGGCTTTCTGAAGAGCATTTCCTTCCAGGGTATCGGCTGTTTCCGGTATATCGTCATGGCAATCGATGGCAGCCAGGCTTACTATCTCTGTATGACCGGCTGTTATTTTTTGTACTTCATCCAACTTATGTTGGTTATTTGTAGCGAATACGAGTTTCATATGCGTGAATATCTAAATAAAAAAGCACTTCTGTACGAAATATATAACGTATGGAAGTGCTTTTAATTGTTTGAATAATATTTTAAGTTTTTATCTGGTCAAATCCTTCTCCGTAAACTCCACGGACAATACTTTGGGAAATAAAAGCCTGGTGGTCTATCTGTTTTACCAGACGGAAGATGGATACTGATTCCGATTTTTTAGCCAGTAGTACAACCACTTTGACCGGTTTACGGGAATAACCTCCTACACCGTCCAGTATGGTACATCCTCTGTCCAGGTCGTGAATGATCCGCTCGGCTATTTCATCATACTTCTGCGAGAAGATGAGGAACTGCACCGATTGGCGGTTTCCGTTCAGCACCATGTCGAGGACATAGTTACTGATGATCATTTCAACAAAACCAAAGACGATCTTATCCACGTTATGGAAGAGGAAAAAAGAGGAACTGATAATGAAGAAGTCACAAAATAACAGTGCGCGTCCGATAGATATATTCTTATATTTATTGACAATTGCTCCAATAATATCTGTTCCACCCGTACTTCCGTTCGCTGAAAATACCAATCCTAACCCAGCTCCGCAAAGGAGTGCACCGATCATGATCGCCATAAATGGCTGATCGTGTAATATGGGATTACCTTTCAGCAGCCATTCAAAGAATGACAGGGATGCGGAAAGTGAGAATACTCCAAAGATTGTTTTTATAAGGAATTTGAATCCCAAAATCTTCAGAGCGGCTAATAGTAAGACTACATTGATAACAAAGTATGAAACCGACACCGGTATTGCACCGCCGGTGGCAAAGAATATCAGTGCGCAGATACCGCTTACACCACCGGTGACAATTTCATTAGACAGGATAAAAGCGTTGAACCCGAAACCATATAGTATGGTTCCCAGGAAAATCGTCAGATAATCCTTTATAAAATAATAAATAGCATAAGATTTACTTGTTTTCATCAGATTACGATATTAACGATCTTACCTGGAACGACAATGATCTTTTTAGGAGTCTTGCCTTCCGTCCACTTAGCAGAGCTTTCATGACTAAGAGCGGCTTTTTCAACCTCTTCACGGGGCATGTCAGCCGGAAGCTCCATACTGAAACGGGCTTTTCCGTTGAATGAGATAGCGTAAGTAACTGAATTTTCTTTCAGGTACTCTTCGTTGTGCTGAGGCCATTGAGCATCGCAGACCGTAGTCGTATGACCACATTCATGCCATAACTCTTCTGCAGTATGAGGTGCGAACGGAGCCAACAGGATAACCAGTTGCTCTAGGATAGCACGCTTATTACATTTCAGGCTGCCTAATTCGTTAATACAGATCATGAAAGCACTGATAGAAGTATTGTAAGAGAAATGCTCGATATCGAATGTTACTTTCTTGATCAGTTTATGTAATGATTTTAATTCCTCAGCTGTAGGTTCAGCGTCTGTGATCTGCAAACTTTCAGTGTTACCATAGAACAAAGCCCACAGTTTCTTCAGGAAGCGATGAACACCGTCGATACCATTTGTATCCCAGGGTTTAGATTGTTCCAACGGGCCTAAGAACATTTCATACAGACGTAAAGTGTCTGCACCGTATTTGTCTACGATCATATCCGGATTTACTACGTTGAACATCGATTTAGACATCTTTTCAACAGCCCATCCGCAGATATATTTACCGTCTTCCAGTATAAATTCTGCATTATGATATTCCGGACGCCAGTTTTTGAAAGCTTCGATATCCAGTATATCATTGGATACGATGTTAACGTCTACGTGAATAGGAGTTACTTCATACTGGTCTTTCAGGTTCAGGGATACGAATGTATTTGTATCTTTGATACGGTACACGAAGTTTGAACGTCCCTGGATCATACCTTGGTTGATCAGCTTGCGGAACGGTTCGTCTTCGCAGATTGTTCCCATATCATACAGGAATTTATTCCAGAAGCGACTGTAAATGAGGTGACCGGTAGCATGTTCCGTTCCACCGATATACAGGTCTACATTACGCCAGTATTCATTCACTTGTTTATCTACTAGGCCTTCATTATTATGAGGATCCATGTAACGCAGATAATAAGCGGAAGAACCGGCAAAGCCAGGCATAGTACAAAGTTCCAGCGGGAAGATTGTTTTATTGTCTATTTTGGATGTTTCTACAACCTTTTTGTTTACAGAATCCCAAGCCCATTTAGTTGCATGTCCCAATGGAGGTTCGCCTGTGGCTGTCGGCAGGAATTTATCCACTTCCGGCAGTTGTAACGGTAATGCTTCGAATGGTAACATCTGAGGCATTCCGTCGGCATCGTAATAAACAGGGAACGGTTCTCCCCAATAACGTTGGCGACTGAAGATGGCATCGCGCAGACGATAGTTAATCTTTACACGTCCCAGTTGATGTTCGGATACATATTTTTTGGTAGCAGCGATTGCTTCTTTTACAGTCAAGCCGTTTAATGACAAGTCGCAATAAGGAGTTACATCCGGTCTCGGTGAATTGCAGACAATACCTTCTTTGGCATCGAAGCTTTCTTCGCTTATATCGCAGCCTTCGATCAACGGAATGATAGGCAGGTTGAAATGTTTTGCAAATGCATAGTCGCGACTATCGTGTGCCGGAACTGCCATGATAGCACCTGTTCCATAGCCGGCCAATACATAGTCGCTAATCCAAACGGGTACTGCATCACCCGTGAACGGATTGATAGCATACGAACCACTGAATACACCGGTTACAGAACGATCGGCAATACGTTCACGTTCCGTACGTTTCTTGGTACGATCCAGATAAGCATCTACTTCCTGCTTTTGTTCAGCTGTCGTCAACTGAGCAACCAGTTCGCTTTCGGGAGCCAATACCATGAAAGTTACACCGAACATAGTATCTGCACGGGTTGTAAAGATGGTAAATTCTATATCACTATCTTTCACTTTGAATTGGATTTCGGCACCTTCGCTACGACCTATCCAGTTACGCTGTGTTTCTTTCAGTGAATCCGTCCAGTCGATCGTATCCAGTCCGTCCAGCAAACGTTGTGCATAAGCAGATACACGCAAACACCATTGGCGCATCATTTTCTGTTCAACAGGGAAACCACCGCGTTCGGAAACACCGTTCACGACTTCATCGTTAGCCAGTACGGTTCCCAATTCGGAACACCAGTTAACCATTGTATCACCCAGGTAAGCGATACGGTAGTTCAGCAATATAGCTTGTTTTTCTTTATCGCTTTTAGATTTCCATTCTTCAGCGGTAAATTGCATTTCTTCACCACAAGCAACATTCAGGCCTTCCGTACCTACTGTTTCAAATGCTTCGACCAGACTTTCGATAGGTAATGCTTTCTTTTCGTCGTTACAGTAATAACTGTTGAACATTTTAATAAATGCCCATTGTGTCCAGTGATAATATTCCTTATCACATGTACGGATTTCACGGCTCCAGTCGTAGCTGAAACCTATTTTGTCCATTTGCTCGCGATAACGGGCAATGTTTTGTTTGGTTGTTACTTCGGGATGTTGTCCGGTTTGGATAGCATATTGTTCTGCAGGCAGACCGTAAGCATCATATCCCATTGGGTGTAATACGTTAAATCCCTGTAACCGTTTGAAACGGGAATAAATATCAGAAGCGATATAACCGAGCGGATGTCCAACATGTAGTCCTGCACCGGATGGGTAAGGGAACATATCCAACACGTAGTATTTGGGTTTATCTTTGTTTTCTTTCACTTTATAAACCCCGTTGGCAATCCAGTATTCTTGCCATTTTTTCTCGATTTCTCTGAAATTGTACTCCATAATATCTAATCGTTTTTTATCGTTTTCAGTTTAAAGCCACAAAGTTAGTCAATTTATTTTGTTTTACTTCACATAACCTATTTTCGGTCTGGAGTTACCAGGCTTTTCTTTATTTTTAGAGGCAAGTTCTGCCAGGGCAAGATAGATATCGTCAAAATGTTGCTCATAGTTTTCATGATCTTTACTGAGACTTTCAATGTCTTCCTGAAGAAATTTGACTTGCTGCTCCAGTTCTGATAGCTTCTTATTAGTAGACAGTTTATCACAATTTGAGATAAACTGTTTTCTCATTTGAACAAAGGCACGCATGATGTTAATATTTACTTCAATAGCAATGTCACTATTAAGTATTCCGGAAAGCATGGCAAGTCCGGGTTCAGAAAAAGCGTAAGGAAGTAGTCTCCTTCCACCTCTACCATTTTTTGGTATCACAAATTGTGATACCAAAGAAAATTCTTCTTCATTAAGTTGGAACATGAAATCTGGAGGAAAACGTTTTATATTACGTTTGACAGACTGATTAAGTATTCTGGTTTCTACTTGATAAAGTTCAGCTAAGTCAAAATCCAACATGACTTGTATACCTCTGATCTCATAAATCTTGTTTTGTATTACCTGTAAATTCATAGTTTATAAATTTTGGTGATTAATAAGTGGCTAAATGTATGAATAATATTTATTTGTCAGAAGATTTCGATATACTTATTTTAATGATCTATGCATTCTCACTCAAATAAAGTGGCAAGTGAAACTATTTTTCTCCTTTCTTTGTTATAAGAACATCTTTATTAATGAATTAAGTAAAAACGCCATTAATGCCCTTCAACCAAACCTCTGATAAGCGCAAACTAAGTTTAAACTAAAAAATGACGAGTATGAGAAGATGTACTTTTATTTTCTTTATTGCCTTGTTGACAATGTCGATAAGTGCTGCACCTATTGATGTAAAACAGGCAAAGAGCGTAGCCCTCAGTTTCCTGAAAAGTAATTCTCCGCAGACAAAAGCTTCGGAGTCGGGAGTAACACTGGTCTGGTCGGATGCCGGAGCGGCTACCAAATCAGCCGGTTCCGTACAGGATGCTACCTTTTACGTATTTAACCGTGAAGATGCCGACGGCTTTGTCGTTGTGGCCGGTGATGATGCCGTATATCCTATTCTAGGTTATGGTATGCAGCAACTGTTTGAAAAAGACTCCATGCCGTCCAACCTGCGTGGATGGTTTGAAAGTTACCAGCGTCAAATCAACTGGATACGTGAAAATAAACCGGAGATTTCGAAGGATGTCACAGCCGCTTGGAACGAAGTTCGTCAGGGCAAGATGCAGTTGAAATCGACCGGAACGTTGTTAACAACTGTCCTTTGGGATCAGATGACACCTTATAATAACTTGTGCCCGGTAGTAAACAGCCAGCGTACGCCGACCGGATGTGTTGCCACCTCGACGGCTATCGCCATGCAATATCATAAATGGCCGGACGTAGGACAGGGGAGTCATTCTTATACTTCGCAGACTTATAATCTGTCTCTTTCCGCTACTTTCGACACTCCATACCAGTGGGATAACATGCCTTCTACCTACACGGCAGGGCAATATACTACTAAGCAGGCCCAAAACGTAGCCACCCTGATGTACGATTGCGGTGTTTTCTCAGAAATGAATTATGCTCCCGGTAACAGCGGTGCCTTAACATTGACAGCAGCCCAGGGGCTTGTCAATTATATGAAATACGATAAATCTCTCCATGTCCTGCAACGCGATAATTATCAGAAAGACGAATGGGAAGCTATTATCAAAGGTGAACTGGATGATAACCGTCCTGTTATCTATGGTGGTGAGAATGATCAGAAAGAAGGTCATCAATTTATCATCGACGGTTACAACGATGCTGATTATTATCATGTGAACTGGGGATGGAGCGGACTGGCTAACGGGTATTACCTGTTATCTGTCCTCGAACCCGAAGTGCAGGGAACTGGTGGTAATAGCGGAGGTGGTTTCTCGCTTGGTCAGGATGCCATTATCAGTATGAAAAAGCCGGTGGAAGGTTCTACCTATCAGGATGTATTAGCCTTTTTCTATGGGGAAAATCAGGGAACAGTCTTTGCCGGCCTTGAAGCCACCACAGAAGATTTTGAGGAAAATCAGCTTTTCGGTGTTCAGTATGGTTATGTAGGCAATATGAGTATCCGTGATTTTTCAGGTAACCTGGTTGTCGCTCTTGTAGACAAAAACGGGAATACAAAAGAATTTATCTCCAGTGAAGAGCCTGTTACTATCCAGATCGAACGTGGAGTAGGACAGGAAGTTCCTTGTACGATCACAAAAACGATTGCTCCCGGTGACCGTATCCGTTTGTTATATAAAAGTAGCGATGGAAGTGAATGGAAATGGGTAAGAGGCAATAACAATACGACCGGTGAAATCGTGGTAGCTGCCGATCCTTCTACTTCAACGGAAAATATAACAGCCGAAACAGGTGTTTCCGTTTCTTATGACGTAGCCGGAACGGTTCAGATAACTGCCCCTATTGCAATTAAAGAAGTGGTCTTGTATGATATGAACGGACGATTGATGAAAAAACAATCAGCCGGTAATAATACTCAATTATCACTTTCTTATGATAGCTATCCGGCCGGAGTTTATGTATTGGAAGTTATGACTGTGGAAGGACGAAGTAGCCATAAACTGGTAAAGAAATAATTAGGTATTATAAATAAAAGCAGGCTGGATTATTTTATTAATTAATCCAGCCTGCTTTTATATTTATCTTCGATCATATCGTTGAAGCCAACGATATGGTTTTTACTTTTTCAGCAATGGCCAGTTCGGATCTTCAATATGTTCGCGTACCATGATCTCTTTCAGCTCGGCCACCTTTTCCGGATATTTATCCAACAGGTTGTATTTTTCCGAAGGATCGGCTGCTAAGTTATAAAGTTCATAATACGGTTTATCTCCACGGATATTCATGTGTACCAGTTTCCATGAACCCTGGCGTACAGCCTGACGGCCATTCATTTCCTGAAATTCGAAATACAGAAATTCATGTTCCTTCTGTCCTTTGCGGTTTTGCAACAGCGGCAGCATGCTTACGCCGTCCATTTCTTTCTGTTTTGCTTTCGGATGGATGATCTCTTCGAAAGTAGGCAATACATCCCAAAAAGAACACATGAAATTTGTTTCTGTTCCCGATTGTATATGTCCCGGCCAGGAGATGATCATCGGCACACGGATACCGCCTTCATACAGGTCACGTTTGTAACCACGGTAGATGCCATTGCTGTTGAAGAAATCAGGATCGGCGCCACCTTCCATGTGAGGGCCGTTATCGCTGGCGAATATAATGATCGTGTTATCGTATAATCCTTTGTCTTTCAGTTTCTGTACGATCTGTCCCACATATACGTCCAGGCGATAGATCATCGCTGCGAATGTAGCATGCGGATAAAGCTGTGTGCAGTAACCCCCTTTACGGAATCCCGGATTGCCCGGTTCTGTTCCTTTATAAGCTTTTTCCGGATACATACCACGGAACTTTTTGATGATGCTGTCTTCCGGCACGATCAGTTCGGCGTGAGGTAAAATAGTCGGATACCACATGAAGAACGGTTCGTCTTCTTTTAAATTATCCAGGTAATCGAGTGCTTTGGAGTGGATCAGGTCTTGTGAATAGGTTCCTTTTCCATATTCAACATCCAATACGTTATCTTTCAGTTCGACACGTTGATCGTTATCCCACAGATGGTCAGGATAATAGCTGTGAGCCAATAGCTGGCAGTTATATCCGAAGAATGTTTCGCAACCCTGGTTTTTAGGATCACCGGTAGTGCCAATGTAACCTAATCCCCATTTACCGAAGGCAGAAGTCTTGTATCCTGCATCCTGCATGACATGGAAGATAGTACGTGCATCGGCGGGCAATGGGAATTGTCCTTCCGGGTCTAATTCCTTGTTTCCACGGATGGGAGTATGTCCGCTGTGCGTACCTGTCAACAGGCAGGAGCGGGAAGGGGCACTGACAGTTGTTCCTGAGTAACACTGGGTGAAACGCATACCGTTTTGTGCCAGTTGGTCGATGTTGGGAGTGCTGAACTTTTCCTGTCCGTAACAACTCAAATCGCCGTATCCCAGGTCATCTGCCAGGATGAATACGACATTCGGTTTTTTGTCTTTGTTTTTCTGTGCATGCACAAAAGGGATGGCCGCAATCAGGCCGGAAGCGAGTAAAATAGTTTTTTTCATGAATCTAAGATGTTTCTTGTCAGACATGTTGGCAAAGTTATATTTTTTTTCTGAAATAAATAGAGAAGGGGACACGTTTCAAATATTACTTTGACGTATCCCCTCTGACTAGTAAACTCTATCGGTTTTGGCTATTTTTTTATCCCTTTGACTAAGGAAGCATTATTTACTAAATAATTACTTTAAACTGTTCATTATTAATACGAATTATGTAGAATCCTTCCGGTAGTGGGATGGTTACCGTTTCGTCTGTTATAACAGGTTGCTTCTTTTGCAGTTTGCCCTCAACCGTATAGATGTACAGTTGTCCGGTGGTTGCAGATATAATATGCAGACATCCTCCCTCCGTCCATACTTTCGATTGGTCGGTTTTAATCGTTTCATTAGCTACCGGGTCGGGGTTCTTAACGATATTATCTATATAGATTTCAACCGGCTGGCGAATGTATTTTATTATATATGCTCCGTCGCTATTTCGGGGAGTGATGGTTTCACCGCGATCGGTGGTTACAACAGGTTCGGACAGATCATATTCTTTATCAAGCGTAAGATAGAAACGGAAACTACTCCATGCCTCCACTTCATAAATACCGGCTATCGGATCGGTTGTTGCACCTTCCACTTGTGGTAATGTAACCGAATGGAAAACCGTGGGCGTAGGATCTGGATCAGGTATTACAGGGTCGGGATCGGGTGGAGTCGGTTTGACATCGAAAGAGGCACTGATTTTAACATCACCAGTTACAGTATAAGTATCGCCGGATTTAAAAGGGTTATCGTTTACATTGAGACTGGTCAGTTCATACCCATCGTTAGGTGTTGCGGAAATGATTAATTCGGTTCCTCCGGCAACAGGTGCACCGGATTGTATGAAATTTTCGGTAGAAGAGGATACAGTTATCGTACCGTTCTGTGGCGTATCATACTTGACGGTAAAAGTAAGAAAGTCGGACTTCGGAATGTTCGGTTGTACTGGTTTACCTGCAGAATTTTCACCAAATACTTTTAATATTGGCAGATTTATACCGTCAGGGTCGAACGACCAGACATCCGTGTCGTCCCATCCGTCAAAGGCGTTTCCGTTACCTTGTGTGAAATTAGTGGAAGTAAGGTCGTCACCGTCTTTGCCGGAGGCTTCATCCGTCCAATCTCCGGGGATAAGAGGACTGGCAAAATTCGAGGTGAGCGTACCCTGTTTATCTGCTGTTATGCGACCCAAGGATACTTCGGGAGAGGCTTTCAGAGAAAGTTTGTCTTTAGCAATTTCGCTTATTCCCTCTATGTTTAGTGCAACGCAATGGGTTATACTTCCAGCATCACTCCGGTTTAGGCCGGCGATACCTCCTGCTGCGTAATTTGAACTTATTTTGCCTGTAGCATAACAGTTTTGGATGGATGTTCCTTGGTAACTGCTATATTTGAGACCCACTCCGACAATCCCTCCGGCAAAAGAGTCTTCCTCTTCTTCGCTTTCTGCTACTACATTTGCCGTCGAAGAACAATTTTTGATGATTTCTGATCCAGCATATGCGGCAATTCCTCCGGCATAATTTCCCGTTATATTTCCGGATGTATAGCATTCTTCAATAGAGCCAAAACCTATATAGCCAGCTATGCCACCAACTACGGGAGCAGTAATGTCACCTGAACTCCAGCATTTTGATATAGTAAAAAGAGAAGTGGTATATTCATATCCGACAATTCCTCCGGCAGCCTCTGAAGCAGTAACAGAAGCCCAATTATAACATTCTGTAACTTTTCCTCCATATTTATTGTGTCCTACGATACCCCCAGCCTGACCTTCAGTTTCTTTTGTAGAGATAACACCTTTGACCCAGCACTTTTCTATAGTCCCTTCTGAAAAATCTCCTACAATGCCTCCGGCATAAGCACCTGCAGATATATTTACACAGGCGGTACATTGGGATATTGTACTGGCTTTAGACTCAAGACCAACAGGTGATAAATCGCTTGTACCGGTAATTCCTCCGGCATAACTGTTAGGAGAAGCATCCTTTCGTTCATCGACTGCCATAACAGAACCCGAATAGTGGCAGTTTGTGAAAGATGAATGTGCATTGATTCCGGTAATACCTCCAACCATAAGGCCTGATCCACCTGTAAGAGTAGCTTTCACGTTCACAGAACTACGGCAATCAGTTATGTAGCTAGTTATTATGTGTCCGATCAAGCCACCTACGGTTAGTTGGCTAGAGAGTTTACTGTCTGCTTCGCTTGTTATATCTCCTCCTTTTACACTGCAATTTGTTATTGGGCTATCCTTAACATAACCAGCTAGTGCTCCGACATATCCTACACTAGTTGTATGCAGCCCTGCTTCTGCGATTTCAATATGCAAATTCTGTACGGAACCGTTCTCTATGTATCCGAATAAACCTGCATAATTAATATCATCAGATTCAGTTATATTAGCCAGGTTGCTTATCGTTTTATTATTGCCATCAAAATAGCCTTTGAATGGAACATCGGCACTGCAACCTATCAGTAACCACTTTTTATTATTCAAATCTATATCCTCTGTTAGCTGGAAATACAGGTCTTGAAAGTTTGTATATTCACTTATTTTATCTCCGTTTGTCAACTCTAGTTCCTTTCCGCCGGCATTTGTTTGTTGCGCTAGATAAGCCAGTTCTCCAGCCGTAGCTATTAGAATAGGTTGATTGACATCCAGCC
This is a stretch of genomic DNA from Parabacteroides chongii. It encodes these proteins:
- a CDS encoding YitT family protein, with amino-acid sequence MKTSKSYAIYYFIKDYLTIFLGTILYGFGFNAFILSNEIVTGGVSGICALIFFATGGAIPVSVSYFVINVVLLLAALKILGFKFLIKTIFGVFSLSASLSFFEWLLKGNPILHDQPFMAIMIGALLCGAGLGLVFSANGSTGGTDIIGAIVNKYKNISIGRALLFCDFFIISSSFFLFHNVDKIVFGFVEMIISNYVLDMVLNGNRQSVQFLIFSQKYDEIAERIIHDLDRGCTILDGVGGYSRKPVKVVVLLAKKSESVSIFRLVKQIDHQAFISQSIVRGVYGEGFDQIKT
- a CDS encoding two-component regulator propeller domain-containing protein — its product is MKRILYTLLFLCMAISYTTAQKSVGEWSSYLAYYTTSQIAEANNHVYAVADGSLYSYNKEDKSITHYSRQTGLSDSDISYISFNPEVNTLLITYSNGNIDLLGENGIYNLSYLLDNSNITNKTINNIYLYKEFAYLSTDFGIIVLNMDKKEIKDTYKLNKKVYSVTMDNEYIYAATSTGLLYASLDSNLLDYNEWETYPLSSSEFDTDNITQICFFQQNLCLFVDNNEKGIYYQSTDGTIRNLLKNNKLKSMVLQNNKLMSYTDSELYIYSSLTDKDVVNVGIINNVSSLKDPNAYWIAAGINGIKGIQKKNNKYEITLENTNNDTEYPKRNFNYYMTTYNNKLLVIGGGRWADRWNRPGTFMEYEDNKWFNFDENTINQNKNANKENQFRYFWDYTGIAIDPKDPDRYFISSYGEGIVELKNKEPIQLYNHTNSLLDYVKKDINPYDYVRVGDVTFDKEGNLWMTNCEVESVLKVLKADGSWKSFQFDNYKNVSMVDKVTITSNGYKWINSPYGSIRGILVFDDKGTIDDTSDDEYRYYDIFVDSNGNIDVSGYFCVTEDKNGQVWIGTNRGPIICTNYRDINNLRCTRIIRTNEDGEPYYLLDGEQINAIAVDGGNRKWIATNNSGVFLVSEDGMETIANFTTANSPLPSNQINSLAINQITGEVFIGTEKGLVSYMGDATEGSEDYSDIYAYPNPVRPEHNDRVTIVGLMADSNVKITDMKGNIVYQGKSAGGTFTWDCRKRGGGRVATGIYLVLSATPEAKESVVTKIMVVK
- a CDS encoding non-canonical purine NTP diphosphatase; its protein translation is MKLVFATNNQHKLDEVQKITAGHTEIVSLAAIDCHDDIPETADTLEGNALQKARYIKEKFGYDCFADDTGLEVEALNNAPGVYSARYAGPGHNSEANMQKLLLEMNGKENRKARFRTVIALILNGKEYLFEGIVNGQITKEKRGASGFGYDPIFMPDNYAETFAEMGNDIKNTISHRAEAVKKLSAFLSTLSE